The DNA window GGGCTGGTGCGGTGGATACGGTGGGTGGAGACATCCTGTTCAATGTCGTCAAATCCCTGCGTCGCGGTGCGAGCGTCGCCTGCTGCGGCTTGACCGCCGGTGTCAATTTCCAGGCCAGTGTGCTGCCCTTCATCCTGCGTGGTGTGAACCTGCTGGGCGTGGATTCGGTGGAGATTCCGCTGGTGGTGAAAGCGTCCATGTGGGACAAGCTGTCCCTGCAGTGGAAGATCCCGCACCTGGACGAGCTGGTTCATGAAGTGAGTCTGGAAGAGCTGCCGAAGGCCATAGAAACCACATTGGCCGGCAAGCAGGTAGGGCGTGTGCTGGTCAGCCTGAAGGATTGACCCGATAAGCGCTCCAACCCTGCCCGCGAAGCATTGCGCTATTCGCGGGCAGGTCCAGCCAAGGCTGTATCAGCCGCGACGGCGGAACAGTGGCAGTGGTTCGTCCGCAGCAGGCTGGTAGGTTACGGAAAAGTCGCTCAATCCCTCCAGGGCTGCATGCGGATCGCAATCCGCCCGCACCGCGAATGCATCGAAACCGCAGCGATTCATCAGGAACAGCTGGTCACGCAGCACATCGCCAATGGCGCGCACCTCCCCTTTGTAGCCATAGCGCTCGCGCAGCAGGCGGGCGCTGGAGTAATGGCGGCCATCGGTGAATGCCGGGAAGTTGAGCGCGACAAGTTGGAAGTCACCCAACTGCTCTGCGATATCTTCGACGGCTTCATCTGCATCCAGCCATACGCCCAGTTCGCCATCCCGCGCCTTCAGGGCGGGGGCGTGCTCTTTCCAGAGCGTGAACGGCACGATCAGCTTGCCGCTGTTGGGCAGTGCATCAAGCGCTGTGTCGCGCGCGACCAGGCTCCAGTCATCGTCGATGACCTGGCGGTTCTTAATGATTCGCTGCATAGACGCGCTCCTTGAAGAGGTCAATGCCGATTCGGCGGTAGGTGTCGATGAAACGCTCGTCTTCGGTACGTTGCTCTACGTAGACGGTGATGATCTTCTCGATCACGTCGGGCATCACATCTTGCGCGAAGGATGGGCCGAGGATCTGGCCCAGGCTGGCATTGCGCCCGGCGCTTCCGCCCAGGGAGACCTGGTAGAACTCGGCGCCTTTCTTGTCCACGCCGAGAATGCCGATATGGCCGACGTGGTGGTGGCCACAGGCGTTCATGCAGCCAGAGATGTTCAGGTCGAGGTCGCCGATGTCGAACAGGTAGTCCAGATCGTCGAAGCGGCGCTGGATCGACTCGGCGATCGGGATCGACTTGGCGTTGGCCAGCGAGCAGAAGTCGCCGCCCGGGCAGCAGATGATATCGGTCAGCAGGCCGATATTGGGGGTGGCGACGCCCAGTTCGCGCAGCTCGTTCCAGAGTTCGAACAGGCGGCTCTGCTCGACATCGGCAAGAATCATGTTCTGTTCGTGGGAGTTGCGCACTTCGCCGAAGCTGTAGCGATCGGCCAGGTCGGCGATGGCGTACAGCTGCTTGTCGGTGACGTCGCCAGGCGCGACCGCCGTGCTCTTGAGCGACAGGGTGACGGCGGCATAGCCAGGCTTCTTGTGCGCCACGACATTGCGCTGGCGCCAGCGGGCGAAACCGGGGTACTCGGCATCGAGGCTGGCGAGCAGCTCGTCCTGGTCTGCCAGTTGCAGGTAGTGCGGATCGACGAAGTACTGGCTGACGCGCTGGACTTCTTCACTGGTCAGGGTGTTCGGGCCATCCTTGAGGTGCTGCCACTCGGCTTCGACACGCTCGGCGAACACTTCAGGTGTCAGGGCCTTGACCAGAATCTTGATGCGCGCCTTGAACTTGTTGTCGCGACGACCGTAACGGTTGTAGACGCGCAGCACGGCATCGAGGTAGGTGAGCAGGTGCTGCCAGGGCAGGAAGGGGCGGATCAGGCTGCCGACGATAGGGGTACGGCCCAGGCCGCCACCCACGGTGACGCGGAAGCCCAGTTCGCCTGCTTCTTCGACGCACTCGAGGCCGATATCGTGCACTTCGATGGCGGCGCGGTCACTGACGGCACCGTTGACGGCGATCTTGAACTTGCGCGGCAGGAAGGCGAATTCCGGGTGGAAGGTCGACCACTGACGGATGATCTCGCACCAGGGGCGCGGGTCGATCAATTCGTCCTTGGCGACGCCGGCGAACTGGTCGGTGGTGGTATTGCGGATACAGTTGCCGCTGGTCTGGATCGCATGCATCTGCACGGTCGCCAGCTCGGCCAGGATTTCCGGCACGTCTTCGAGTTCCGGCCAGTTGTACTGCACGTTGGTCCGGGTACTGATATGGGCATAGCCCTTGTCGTACTTGCGTGCGATATCCGCCAGCTTGCGGACCTGGGTCGAAGACATCAGGCCATAGGGCACGGCAACGCGCAGCATGGGGGCGAAACGCTGGATATAGAGGCCGTTCTGCAAGCGCAGCGGACGGTACTCTTCGCCGCCCAGTTCACCGGCGAGGAAGCGGCGCGTCTGGTCGCGGAACTGGCGTACGCGATCCTCGATGATATGTTGGTCGTACTGGTCGTAAACGTACATGAGGCGTCCTGTTATTCAGGCTGATTGCAGCTTTTATATCGCGCACACGGTCGCGCGGGAGGGCAAGATACCAGTTATCCGCTTATGCACCAAATCGAAGTTTTAGAATAAGAATATTCATTCCATCTATATGGCGATGCCATGAATGCAGCCCCCAATGCACGCCTCCGAGCGCAGGAAAGGCTGCCTGGGAATCACTCTTATTCCGTCAGTGAGCTCTCACCGGATATCACTCTTGTATTGCGAGGCGCAGCCGTGGCCCTGGCGCGCAATTGCCCGCAACCGCCATCGATTTCCTGCCCTGCGGAATCGCGAACCTTGGTCAGGACGCCATTGCTGTGCAGGTAGCGCATGATCTGGCGTGTGCGTTCCGTGGCCGGGCGTTGGAACTGGTCATTCTCCATGCTGT is part of the Pseudomonas sp. ABC1 genome and encodes:
- a CDS encoding DUF934 domain-containing protein, with protein sequence MQRIIKNRQVIDDDWSLVARDTALDALPNSGKLIVPFTLWKEHAPALKARDGELGVWLDADEAVEDIAEQLGDFQLVALNFPAFTDGRHYSSARLLRERYGYKGEVRAIGDVLRDQLFLMNRCGFDAFAVRADCDPHAALEGLSDFSVTYQPAADEPLPLFRRRG
- a CDS encoding nitrite/sulfite reductase, with the translated sequence MYVYDQYDQHIIEDRVRQFRDQTRRFLAGELGGEEYRPLRLQNGLYIQRFAPMLRVAVPYGLMSSTQVRKLADIARKYDKGYAHISTRTNVQYNWPELEDVPEILAELATVQMHAIQTSGNCIRNTTTDQFAGVAKDELIDPRPWCEIIRQWSTFHPEFAFLPRKFKIAVNGAVSDRAAIEVHDIGLECVEEAGELGFRVTVGGGLGRTPIVGSLIRPFLPWQHLLTYLDAVLRVYNRYGRRDNKFKARIKILVKALTPEVFAERVEAEWQHLKDGPNTLTSEEVQRVSQYFVDPHYLQLADQDELLASLDAEYPGFARWRQRNVVAHKKPGYAAVTLSLKSTAVAPGDVTDKQLYAIADLADRYSFGEVRNSHEQNMILADVEQSRLFELWNELRELGVATPNIGLLTDIICCPGGDFCSLANAKSIPIAESIQRRFDDLDYLFDIGDLDLNISGCMNACGHHHVGHIGILGVDKKGAEFYQVSLGGSAGRNASLGQILGPSFAQDVMPDVIEKIITVYVEQRTEDERFIDTYRRIGIDLFKERVYAANH